A region from the Brassica napus cultivar Da-Ae chromosome C8, Da-Ae, whole genome shotgun sequence genome encodes:
- the BNAC08G02400D gene encoding cyclin-dependent protein kinase inhibitor SMR16, whose protein sequence is MNNEDRWEVLENSTEEVTTYVEPMSPLSRRDSGFIALSPLCDHYNNQMRIDSPTTCSDEEIIESLYQNLFSIVLCLQLEESGNDGSNTHLSPPCPGAPLKLTRFSRNMDPGFQRKLF, encoded by the coding sequence ATGAATAATGAAGATCGATGGGAAGTTTTAGAAAACTCCACTGAAGAAGTAACAACATATGTGGAACCCATGTCTCCTCTCTCTAGACGAGACAGTGGATTCATTGCACTCTCTCCACTCTGTGACCACTACAACAATCAGATGAGGATTGATTCTCCTACAACTTGTTCAGATGAAGAAATCATTGAGTCTCTGTATCAAAACCTCTTTAGCATTGTTCTCTGTCTTCAACTAGAGGAGTCTGGTAATGATGGTTCCAACACACACCTGTCTCCGCCTTGCCCTGGAGCTCCATTGAAGCTTACAAGGTTTTCAAGAAACATGGATCCAGGATTCCAAAGAAAGCTCTTCTAA
- the LOC106433188 gene encoding E3 ubiquitin-protein ligase WAV3-like, which translates to MENPKNSPDPSSPPPPRSTSSSGLPFSKSKCAICLDEIRQEDGKAIFTAECSHSFHFGCITSNVKHGNRICPLCRTEWKQVPLFVNDRVVPAPTFPVQTGFEDDEPLPHGVAVSQPSGVAAEHQALEIKLLPQVSAVEKSVARVDFAVLVHLKAAEGASDDRPATRAPLDLIAVLDVSGSMEGTKLHLLKNAVAFVIDNLGETDRLSVIAFSSGARRLFPLRLMSERGKREAIQAVNSLVAGGGTNIAEGLKIGARVIEDRRWKNPVSGMMLLSDGQDNFTLSRSHSHSHSHSHSLVRPRADYQCLIPSSRIPIHTFGFGADHDAELMHTISQVSSGTFSFIETETVIRDAFAQCIGGLLSVVALDQVVEIECLHEEGLKISSIKAGSYRSRVSSDGRTAKIDVGDMYAEEERDFLVILEIPRCEDESMPLVKIRCVYKDAVSREIVRVESGELSIQRPEQLTGEEVVSVEVDRQLNRFLVSEAMSEARVLADGGDLEGAVGILRNRERELAETQSARARDGLCLSLSSELGALQERMTSRRMYERSGRAYAFSSMSSHSAQRATAREPVCGSAAPQAYQTPSMARMVSRSQELGIKSPKPSPARRDRS; encoded by the exons ATGGAGAACCCAAAAAACTCTCCCGATCCttcgtctcctcctcctcctcgctCTACTTCTTCTTCAGGCCTCCCTTTCTCTAAG AGTAAATGCGCGATTTGTTTAGATGAGATTAGGCAGGAAGACGGCAAAGCAATATTTACTGCAGAGTGCTCACATTCGTTCCACTTCGGTTGCATCACCTCCAACGTGAAACACGGCAACAGGATCTGCCCTTTGTGTAGAACCGAGTGGAAACAAGTCCCTTTGTTTGTTAATGACCGTGTTGTCCCTGCCCCTACCTTTCCGGTTCAAACcggttttgaagatgatgagccTTTACCTCATGGAGTAGCAGTGAGTCAGCCTTCTGGTGTTGCTGCTGAACATCAAGCTCTGGAGATTAAACTTCTCCCACAAGTCTCCGCGGTTGAGAAGTCTGTTGCTCGCGTCGATTTCGCTGTTCTGGTTCATCTCAAGGCCGCGGAGGGAGCGAGTGATGATAGACCAGCAACACGTGCGCCTTTGGATCTCATCGCGGTTCTTGATGTGAGTGGTAGCATGGAAGGAACGAAGCTGCACCTTTTGAAAAACGCTGTTGCGTTTGTGATTGATAATCTCGGCGAGACGGATAGGCTTTCAGTGATTGCCTTCTCCTCCGGCGCTCGCCGGCTGTTCCCTCTCAGGCTCATGTCTGAGAGGGGAAAGCGCGAGGCAATCCAGGCTGTTAACTCCCTGGTCGCTGGCGGCGGGACCAACATCGCGGAAGGGCTCAAGATTGGTGCTAGAGTGATTGAGGATAGGAGGTGGAAGAACCCTGTCTCAGGGATGATGCTGTTGTCTGATGGGCAGGATAACTTCACTCTTTCTCGCtctcattctcattctcattctcattctcattctcTGGTTCGTCCAAGAGCTGATTACCAGTGTCTGATTCCGAGTTCTCGGATTCCGATACATACATTCGGGTTCGGCGCTGATCACGACGCCGAGCTGATGCACACTATCTCGCAAGTCTCGAGCGGTACCTTCTCGTTCATCGAGACGGAGACCGTGATTCGGGACGCGTTCGCGCAGTGCATTGGCGGGCTTCTCAGCGTTGTGGCTCTTGACCAAGTCGTTGAGATCGAGTGCCTTCACGAGGAAGGGCTGAAGATATCTTCTATCAAAGCAGGAAGCTATAGAAGCAGAGTCTCGTCTGATGGGAGAACCGCCAAGATCGATGTTGGCGACATGTAcgcagaagaagaaagagacttCCTCGTGATTCTCGAGATCCCTCGTTGCGAGGACGAGTCGATGCCGTTGGTGAAGATCAGATGCGTTTATAAAGATGCTGTAAGCAGAGAGATAGTCCGCGTGGAGTCGGGAGAGCTTAGCATTCAAAGGCCGGAGCAGCTGACGGGAGAAGAAGTTGTGTCTGTAGAGGTTGACAGGCAGCTAAACAGGTTCCTTGTGTCAGAAGCTATGTCTGAGGCTAGGGTTTTAGCGGACGGTGGTGACCTGGAGGGGGCGGTTGGGATTCTGAGGAACCGTGAGAGGGAGTTGGCAGAGACGCAGTCTGCTCGGGCCAGAGATGGGCTTTGTCTGTCGCTGTCTTCAGAGCTTGGTGCTTTGCAAGAGAGGATGACTAGCAGGAGGATGTACGAGAGATCAGGTCGAGCCTATGCTTTCTCTAGCATGAGCTCGCATTCGGCACAAAGGGCAACGGCTCGTGAACCCGTATGCGGGTCGGCCGCGCCGCAGGCTTATCAGACGCCTTCAATGGCTAGAATGGTGAGTAGGTCTCAGGAGCTGGGGATTAAAAGCCCTAAACCGTCTCCTGCTCGTCGAGACCGAAGCTGA